The following proteins come from a genomic window of Gimesia chilikensis:
- a CDS encoding arylsulfatase, whose translation MRRASLLTLFCFLVCSFVLSNGTLVFAAKPNVLLIMTDDQGWGDVRLHDNPLIETPNQDLLAQQGAQFERFFVSPVCAPTRASLLTGRYSLRTGVHGVTRGFENMRAEEVTIAEILKSDGYATGAFGKWHNGRHYPMHPNGQGFDEFFGFCGGHWNSYFDTNLEHNRQPVKTEGYITDVLTDKAIDFIKQNQEQPFFCYVPYNAPHSPWIVPEKYWNKYADKGLDDKACCAYAMVDCVDENLGRLLKTLDELKLADNTIVLFLTDNGPNSNRYNGDMRGRKGSIHEGGIRVPLFVRYPGKIEPGTVVKPIAAHIDILPTLLEFCDVESTSGVPVDGKSLVPLLTKSAEAKWPERMLFVDRLFRNSIPGTELPVGSVRTDRWRAAYERNKWSLYDMQADPGEKIDVSKENPKALNRLKTAYSKWFQDVSELGFEPIPIPIGHPKTSTTSLPANESFLKPEAGQGINYSGKGHNGYANSWIEDWTDTGANAVWHLEVLTPGTYTATLKYTCAKADVGCQIAVETGDQSLSATISKPHDPPKVGNQDRVEQSDNYQRKDWAELKLGTLVLKKGTCDLKLTGIKKPGNELIDVKGIELMRLQSE comes from the coding sequence ATGAGACGCGCTTCCTTATTAACTCTATTCTGTTTTCTAGTCTGTTCTTTCGTTTTGTCGAACGGAACTCTCGTCTTTGCGGCGAAACCGAACGTGCTGTTGATTATGACTGATGACCAGGGATGGGGGGACGTCCGACTGCATGATAATCCGTTGATTGAGACGCCGAACCAGGATCTACTGGCACAACAGGGAGCCCAATTTGAGCGATTCTTTGTTTCGCCCGTCTGTGCCCCGACTCGAGCATCCCTCTTGACGGGACGCTATAGTCTGCGGACGGGCGTGCATGGCGTAACCCGCGGTTTCGAGAACATGCGAGCAGAAGAGGTCACGATTGCTGAGATTCTGAAATCAGACGGATATGCAACCGGTGCCTTTGGGAAATGGCATAACGGGCGACATTATCCGATGCATCCCAACGGCCAGGGATTTGACGAGTTCTTCGGTTTCTGTGGAGGTCACTGGAACAGTTATTTCGACACAAACCTGGAACATAATCGACAGCCGGTTAAAACAGAGGGCTACATCACAGATGTGCTGACTGACAAGGCGATCGATTTCATCAAACAAAACCAGGAACAGCCGTTCTTCTGTTATGTCCCCTATAATGCACCGCATTCGCCCTGGATCGTTCCAGAGAAATACTGGAACAAGTATGCCGACAAAGGCCTGGATGACAAAGCATGTTGTGCCTACGCAATGGTAGATTGCGTCGATGAAAATCTGGGCCGATTACTCAAAACCCTGGATGAATTGAAGCTGGCTGACAACACGATTGTGCTGTTCCTGACAGACAACGGTCCGAACAGCAATCGGTACAATGGTGATATGCGCGGTCGTAAAGGCTCGATCCACGAGGGAGGTATTCGCGTACCGCTGTTCGTACGGTACCCGGGAAAAATCGAGCCTGGAACAGTCGTCAAGCCGATCGCCGCACACATTGACATTCTGCCAACGCTGCTGGAATTCTGTGACGTGGAATCAACATCCGGGGTTCCCGTTGATGGCAAAAGCCTTGTGCCGCTGTTGACCAAGTCTGCTGAAGCGAAGTGGCCAGAGCGAATGCTGTTTGTCGATCGTCTATTCCGCAACTCGATTCCGGGAACGGAGCTTCCCGTCGGGTCAGTGCGTACCGACCGCTGGCGAGCCGCATATGAGCGAAACAAGTGGAGCCTGTACGACATGCAAGCCGACCCGGGAGAGAAAATCGATGTTTCTAAAGAGAACCCGAAGGCTCTAAATCGATTGAAGACAGCTTACAGCAAGTGGTTTCAGGATGTATCAGAACTCGGCTTTGAGCCGATACCCATTCCAATAGGACATCCAAAAACATCAACAACATCTCTGCCCGCAAATGAATCATTTCTGAAGCCGGAAGCCGGGCAGGGGATTAACTACAGTGGCAAAGGACACAATGGTTATGCTAACAGCTGGATCGAAGACTGGACCGACACCGGAGCAAATGCAGTCTGGCACCTGGAAGTATTAACGCCAGGAACTTATACAGCAACTCTGAAATACACCTGTGCCAAAGCTGATGTGGGCTGCCAGATTGCCGTGGAAACTGGTGACCAGAGTCTGAGTGCGACAATTTCCAAGCCTCACGACCCGCCCAAGGTTGGAAACCAGGATCGGGTTGAGCAGTCAGATAACTATCAGCGAAAAGACTGGGCGGAGCTTAAACTAGGCACATTGGTACTGAAAAAGGGCACCTGCGATCTCAAGCTCACAGGCATCAAAAAGCCAGGCAATGAACTGATCGACGTTAAGGGGATTGAGCTGATGCGTCTGCAGTCAGAGTAA
- a CDS encoding DUF1598 domain-containing protein codes for MKLLSYFRNKRRHIQFGTMLCLMACFTTVSLAQTNNGGNNNGNNTNNQNNNQNAGGITIDANGVISAPFQITLNSKQLNQKRLQALAAQALSADINQKSEFRKVSLVQLEKLCQEYKTKNEPLPPEVQYLAGLWRIDYLFVDRENHDLVIAGPAEGFATNAQNRVVCVNSGRPPIRLDDLVVALQSQEQDLVTGCSFDAKQENLARMHEYIRRTNNASSTATAVTRFRTMAQILGMQDVTVTGVPAGSHYARVLVEADYMLKRISIGLEPSGIREIKSHLATLRGGGNSTQRWWFTPLYDAFTTTANRDAFQFSGQRLQMMSQEEFVNQAGQRTEASETRNSTTRYAQQFTKYFAKLADLHPTFAELQSITDLTILAALIRKERLDDQVGWDYRFFLAESDYLVPQGNIPTQVPTAMNYKKAGRLMICLVGGGVTINARSVLRQTEFVTMRDDSLTERKQSVQRGEGDLKSRWWWD; via the coding sequence ATGAAACTCCTCTCTTACTTCCGAAATAAACGAAGACATATCCAGTTCGGAACAATGCTCTGCCTGATGGCCTGTTTCACTACAGTCAGTCTGGCCCAGACGAATAACGGAGGCAACAATAACGGTAACAACACCAATAACCAGAACAACAATCAGAATGCCGGTGGGATCACCATTGATGCGAATGGAGTCATTTCGGCGCCGTTTCAGATCACGTTGAACAGCAAGCAACTAAACCAGAAACGGTTACAGGCCCTGGCGGCCCAGGCTCTGTCTGCAGACATCAATCAAAAGTCGGAGTTCCGCAAGGTTTCGCTGGTGCAGTTGGAGAAACTCTGCCAGGAATATAAAACCAAAAATGAGCCACTGCCCCCCGAGGTGCAATATCTGGCAGGGTTATGGCGAATTGATTACCTGTTTGTCGATCGGGAGAACCATGACCTGGTGATCGCTGGCCCGGCAGAGGGCTTTGCAACGAATGCGCAGAACCGGGTGGTCTGTGTGAATTCAGGGAGGCCGCCAATCCGGCTGGACGATCTGGTAGTGGCACTGCAATCGCAGGAACAAGACCTGGTGACTGGCTGTTCGTTTGATGCGAAACAGGAAAACCTGGCACGGATGCATGAATACATTCGCAGAACAAACAATGCCTCTTCGACGGCGACCGCGGTAACCCGTTTCCGCACCATGGCTCAGATCCTGGGGATGCAGGATGTAACCGTGACTGGAGTGCCGGCAGGTTCTCATTATGCCCGGGTACTGGTTGAAGCGGACTACATGTTGAAACGAATTTCGATTGGTTTGGAGCCCTCGGGAATTCGTGAGATCAAAAGTCACCTCGCGACCCTGCGGGGTGGAGGCAACAGCACTCAACGATGGTGGTTCACGCCCCTCTATGATGCATTCACAACCACAGCAAACCGGGATGCATTTCAGTTCTCTGGACAGCGATTACAGATGATGTCCCAGGAAGAGTTCGTTAACCAGGCGGGACAGCGAACAGAAGCTTCAGAGACCCGAAATTCAACAACCCGGTATGCGCAGCAGTTCACAAAATATTTCGCAAAACTGGCAGATCTGCACCCCACATTTGCCGAACTCCAGTCTATCACTGACCTCACCATCCTGGCGGCATTGATCCGGAAAGAACGACTCGACGACCAGGTGGGATGGGATTATCGGTTCTTTCTTGCTGAATCCGATTATCTGGTCCCCCAGGGAAATATTCCTACACAAGTACCAACGGCGATGAATTATAAGAAGGCAGGGCGTTTGATGATCTGCCTGGTAGGAGGCGGTGTGACGATCAATGCTCGATCGGTACTACGTCAGACCGAGTTTGTAACGATGCGGGATGATTCACTGACTGAACGAAAACAGTCAGTTCAACGAGGGGAAGGTGACCTGAAATCCCGCTGGTGGTGGGATTGA
- the glgB gene encoding 1,4-alpha-glucan branching protein GlgB, producing MAQRPTVPSDTEYRPLKQIKMSQSFHPETNQNRPNVPWRPQSLHNKIQTRRPLFTSAELHALKTGMHCTMYQSMGAHPDEVNGIKGTRFAVWAPNAQEVCVICDRNHWKHGENYLHSSDAGVWSGFLPEVGQGDAYKFSLRGQNGEFFEKSDPYAFYSELRPKTASIVYDIENFPWQDQQWLRKRQETNWHNEPVSIYEVHLGSWKRPKDGRQFFSYRELAKELVDYVHQMGYTHIQLMPVTEHPFDGSWGYQTTGYFAPTSRFGTPHDLMYFVDYCHQAGVGVLFDWVPGHFPTDGHSLGRFDGTCLYEHADPRKGFHPDWGTYIFNYGRNEVRDFLLSSAHFWIDKYHFDGLRVDAVASMLYLDYSREEGEWVPNPSGGRENLEAIQFLKDANISLHGAYPGILTIAEESTSWGGVSHPVYNGGLGFSMKWDMGWMNDTLRYMHFDPIYRSHHQGELSFRMIYAFTENFVLPLSHDEVVHGKRSLLSQMPGDLWQQFANLRLLYGYQYTMPGKKLLFMGGELAQWTEWNHDNELDWKLIGHEKHDGIRRLIGDLNYLYRTEKSLYETDFSQEGFSWLQCDDSKNSVFAFQRNSTDDEEHVIVIANFTPVPREGYRIGVPKAGYYHEIINSDAKIYGGSNIGNAGGVYSEKISSHGKNDSITLNLPPLALLIMKPVAAPQKKIKSDTK from the coding sequence ATGGCGCAGAGGCCGACTGTACCATCAGATACTGAATACAGACCCTTAAAACAGATCAAAATGAGCCAATCTTTTCATCCTGAAACAAACCAAAACCGCCCCAATGTTCCGTGGCGGCCCCAAAGCCTGCACAATAAGATTCAGACTCGTCGACCATTATTTACCTCCGCCGAACTTCACGCACTAAAGACAGGAATGCATTGCACCATGTACCAATCAATGGGAGCTCACCCCGACGAAGTTAATGGAATTAAAGGCACACGCTTCGCTGTCTGGGCACCAAATGCACAGGAAGTCTGTGTGATCTGTGATCGCAACCACTGGAAACATGGAGAAAATTACCTTCATTCCAGTGATGCTGGAGTCTGGTCGGGGTTTCTCCCCGAGGTAGGCCAGGGAGACGCTTATAAATTCAGTCTGCGAGGCCAGAACGGTGAGTTCTTCGAAAAGAGCGATCCCTACGCTTTTTACTCCGAACTGCGCCCGAAGACCGCTTCGATCGTTTATGATATTGAAAACTTCCCCTGGCAGGACCAGCAGTGGTTACGAAAACGCCAGGAGACCAACTGGCATAATGAACCTGTTTCAATTTATGAAGTCCATTTGGGTTCCTGGAAACGCCCCAAAGACGGGCGACAGTTCTTTTCTTATCGGGAACTGGCCAAGGAACTGGTCGATTATGTGCATCAGATGGGCTACACCCACATTCAGCTGATGCCTGTCACAGAGCACCCGTTCGATGGATCCTGGGGCTACCAGACGACGGGTTATTTCGCACCAACCAGCCGGTTCGGCACCCCGCATGATCTGATGTATTTCGTCGATTACTGCCATCAGGCGGGAGTCGGTGTACTTTTCGACTGGGTTCCCGGCCATTTTCCCACAGATGGTCACTCCCTCGGCCGTTTCGACGGCACCTGCCTATACGAACACGCAGACCCTCGCAAAGGGTTCCACCCCGACTGGGGGACCTACATCTTTAATTATGGGCGGAATGAGGTTCGCGATTTTCTATTGTCGAGTGCCCATTTCTGGATTGATAAGTATCACTTTGACGGTCTCCGCGTAGATGCCGTTGCCTCAATGCTGTATCTGGACTATTCACGAGAGGAAGGGGAGTGGGTTCCCAACCCCAGCGGAGGCCGTGAAAATCTGGAAGCAATTCAGTTCCTGAAGGATGCAAACATCAGCCTGCACGGAGCCTATCCGGGAATTCTCACGATTGCTGAAGAATCTACCTCCTGGGGAGGTGTATCACACCCGGTTTATAACGGAGGACTGGGCTTCAGCATGAAATGGGATATGGGCTGGATGAACGACACCTTGCGTTACATGCATTTCGATCCGATATATCGATCACATCACCAAGGCGAACTTTCTTTTCGCATGATCTATGCCTTTACAGAAAACTTTGTACTGCCTTTATCTCACGATGAAGTCGTACACGGTAAACGTTCCCTGCTATCCCAGATGCCTGGCGATCTGTGGCAACAATTCGCAAATCTAAGACTGTTGTACGGATATCAATATACAATGCCAGGCAAAAAACTGCTCTTTATGGGGGGAGAACTGGCACAGTGGACCGAATGGAATCATGATAACGAACTTGACTGGAAACTGATCGGTCACGAAAAACACGATGGAATTCGTCGCCTGATCGGTGACCTGAACTACTTATACCGCACCGAAAAATCTTTATATGAGACTGATTTTTCTCAGGAAGGATTCTCCTGGCTCCAGTGTGATGACTCGAAAAACAGCGTATTTGCATTCCAGCGAAATTCGACAGATGATGAGGAGCACGTCATTGTGATTGCTAACTTCACACCTGTGCCAAGGGAAGGCTATCGAATTGGGGTCCCCAAAGCGGGTTACTACCATGAAATCATTAATAGTGATGCCAAGATTTACGGTGGCTCCAATATCGGAAATGCAGGTGGGGTCTACAGCGAGAAAATCAGCAGTCATGGTAAGAACGACAGCATCACGTTGAATTTGCCCCCGCTGGCATTGCTGATTATGAAACCGGTAGCAGCACCGCAGAAGAAAATAAAATCGGACACAAAGTAG
- a CDS encoding DUF1444 family protein, with product MSDLELQEWSRYTGPACWYSLSYPGDWVKDEKDGILQLSPPEGESTLTISCHWKSVLPQTSTVAGMEMDFDQLFVRHRNIQQRPPLAIEHESSAYSGEAIIQKKRSWWQNLVSWIPGFPQNWQFWNLWLIRERSIQMVVTYFYDPRIKDEHFKIVQQILHSIQITLDPAHPPELFAQEVLTLAEAKFPLIPSHLLPGFRLKFGEAELNLSNFYRAYLNSRSEFEKNITTALATILQINEWGTDQTEPEFEQVRDRIMPILLSRDSWQNHFPNFVGENWIANLAILYVVDESNAYWYIHEKLLEKWGINYEEIHELALTNLDRYFEYHQIELICMSREDGPDMIIQSKPDAYNASQVLSRGFYQQARRFLGSEFLAGVPNRDFLLALSLSESQIIEKIQHNIACDYLKMDHPLTDQLLVVTADGVSEYCGVG from the coding sequence TTGTCTGACTTAGAACTTCAAGAATGGTCGCGTTACACGGGACCTGCGTGTTGGTATTCACTATCCTATCCCGGTGACTGGGTCAAAGATGAGAAAGATGGGATTCTGCAACTCAGCCCCCCGGAAGGTGAGTCCACTCTTACTATCAGCTGTCACTGGAAATCAGTCCTGCCGCAGACCTCTACAGTTGCTGGCATGGAAATGGATTTCGATCAACTGTTCGTCAGGCATCGTAATATCCAGCAGCGCCCCCCATTAGCAATCGAACATGAATCGAGTGCCTATTCTGGTGAAGCCATCATTCAAAAGAAACGGAGCTGGTGGCAAAACCTGGTGTCGTGGATCCCCGGTTTCCCCCAGAACTGGCAGTTCTGGAACCTGTGGTTGATACGGGAGCGCTCGATCCAGATGGTCGTCACCTATTTTTACGATCCGCGCATCAAAGACGAACATTTTAAAATCGTTCAGCAAATCTTACACTCGATTCAGATTACTCTCGATCCTGCACATCCTCCAGAACTATTCGCACAGGAAGTCCTGACTCTGGCAGAAGCGAAGTTCCCGCTGATTCCTTCACATTTATTACCTGGGTTCCGGCTCAAATTTGGTGAAGCAGAGTTGAATCTGAGCAATTTTTATCGAGCCTATCTGAATTCCCGATCTGAATTCGAGAAAAATATCACGACAGCCCTCGCCACGATTCTGCAGATCAATGAATGGGGAACCGATCAAACGGAACCGGAATTTGAACAGGTGCGGGATCGAATCATGCCGATCCTGTTATCCCGAGACTCCTGGCAGAACCATTTCCCCAATTTTGTCGGGGAGAACTGGATTGCGAATCTGGCCATCCTGTATGTGGTCGACGAATCGAACGCGTACTGGTATATTCATGAGAAGCTGCTGGAAAAGTGGGGAATCAACTACGAAGAAATTCACGAGTTGGCCCTGACAAACCTGGACCGGTATTTTGAGTATCACCAAATTGAGTTGATCTGCATGTCCCGGGAAGACGGGCCAGACATGATCATTCAAAGTAAACCTGATGCTTATAATGCATCGCAGGTACTGAGTAGGGGCTTTTATCAGCAGGCACGCCGGTTTCTGGGAAGCGAATTTCTGGCCGGGGTCCCCAACCGTGACTTTCTGCTGGCGCTCAGCTTAAGTGAGTCACAGATAATTGAAAAAATTCAGCACAATATTGCCTGTGATTATTTGAAAATGGACCACCCGCTTACGGATCAGCTACTGGTTGTCACTGCGGATGGAGTCAGCGAATATTGCGGTGTAGGCTGA
- a CDS encoding uroporphyrinogen-III synthase, producing the protein MNATGLRVCSFESRKQDAMQALIERNQGIPTLVHSMDEIPLEDNAQVKAFCERLFRGEIDVIVFLTGVGATALLQAAEAYYLREQVLDALRKTIVTVRGPKPTVVLRNWEVPIHYSAPEPNTWHEIISIWDEKEFSVTGKHIVVQEYGKPVQEFYDELRNRGAQVTPVTVYRWALPEDTSGLRNAVHATIRGEFDILMFTSAQQVSHVLQIAEEEQVRDKWIAAAARAMIASVGPACSEALNQEGLPIDFESSPPKMGPLVKGALEAAPEILARKK; encoded by the coding sequence ATGAATGCTACCGGTTTACGCGTCTGTAGTTTTGAAAGTCGAAAACAGGACGCCATGCAGGCTCTGATCGAACGCAATCAGGGGATTCCTACTCTGGTGCACTCCATGGATGAAATCCCATTGGAAGACAATGCGCAGGTTAAAGCGTTTTGCGAACGGTTGTTTCGTGGTGAAATCGATGTGATTGTCTTTCTGACCGGAGTCGGAGCTACAGCTCTGCTTCAGGCTGCAGAGGCATATTATCTCCGGGAACAGGTTCTCGACGCTTTGCGAAAAACAATAGTTACGGTACGCGGACCTAAGCCAACTGTTGTACTTCGCAACTGGGAAGTTCCCATTCATTATTCCGCCCCGGAACCCAATACCTGGCACGAAATTATTTCGATCTGGGATGAAAAAGAATTCTCCGTTACCGGTAAGCACATTGTCGTTCAGGAATACGGAAAGCCGGTTCAGGAATTTTATGACGAACTCCGAAACCGGGGAGCCCAGGTGACGCCGGTGACTGTATATCGCTGGGCGCTTCCTGAAGATACTTCCGGGCTGCGAAATGCAGTTCATGCGACGATCAGAGGAGAATTTGACATCCTGATGTTCACGAGTGCACAGCAGGTGTCTCATGTTCTGCAGATCGCTGAAGAGGAACAGGTCCGTGATAAATGGATCGCTGCAGCAGCCAGGGCGATGATCGCTTCAGTCGGTCCCGCCTGCTCCGAGGCCCTGAATCAGGAAGGGCTCCCTATCGACTTCGAATCGAGCCCACCTAAAATGGGGCCGCTGGTTAAAGGGGCCTTAGAGGCCGCTCCTGAAATCCTGGCCCGGAAAAAATGA
- the hemG gene encoding protoporphyrinogen oxidase: protein MTDSNPSTAVKRIAVIGGGVTGLSAAHHILELSDEQQQPVEVTLYESQPESGGWIGTIDQGDYLIDTGADMFITNKPAGINLCKRLGLVDQLISTDTRYRGALVLSRGLTVPVPLGFELMTPSRMLPMLRTPLLSFWGKIRMGLEYFLPRRHSSSGLDQDDESLAHFVTRRFGGEALTRLVQPLVAGIYTSDPEKLSLRATLPRFLDMERDHRSLIKAARHQKKAARSQSDATGARYGLFAAFKGGMQTLTRTLAERVSERGTILYEHCVTHVVPSAGGGYEVTMASKGAAQTQHFDAVLIAAPTHQAASMTTGFAPELSSLLAQIEYASTAILVNIYKLSDIKHPLRAFGLVIPAAEKRKIFAVAFASRKFPGRAPEDCIQLRTFIGGAMQSEMLEHTDEELQEIVRSELDDILGLHGKPLFSKLLRHNQSMPQYHLGHLELVEQIEQQASRYPGLELAGNAYRGVGIPDSIQSAEDAADRLMLTLTADASAQSP, encoded by the coding sequence ATGACTGACTCCAATCCTTCAACAGCAGTAAAACGCATCGCCGTGATTGGTGGTGGAGTGACCGGTCTATCTGCTGCACATCATATTCTGGAACTGTCTGATGAGCAGCAGCAGCCTGTGGAAGTGACCCTTTACGAATCGCAACCAGAATCTGGTGGGTGGATCGGGACCATCGATCAGGGGGATTACCTGATCGATACTGGTGCCGACATGTTTATTACCAACAAACCTGCAGGCATCAATCTCTGTAAACGTCTGGGATTGGTAGATCAGTTGATTTCCACTGATACCCGCTACCGGGGAGCACTCGTGTTGAGTCGAGGGTTAACAGTGCCTGTCCCACTCGGGTTCGAACTGATGACCCCCTCGCGAATGCTCCCTATGCTGCGTACTCCGTTGCTGAGCTTCTGGGGGAAAATTCGCATGGGGCTGGAATACTTTCTTCCTCGTCGGCACAGTTCAAGCGGGCTCGATCAGGACGATGAAAGTCTTGCCCATTTCGTAACCCGCCGATTTGGTGGAGAAGCTCTGACGCGACTCGTGCAACCACTGGTAGCTGGTATTTATACCTCCGATCCAGAGAAACTAAGCTTGCGGGCGACACTTCCACGCTTCCTGGACATGGAACGGGATCATCGCAGCCTGATCAAAGCGGCCCGGCATCAGAAGAAAGCAGCCCGCTCCCAGTCCGATGCCACAGGTGCCCGTTATGGTCTGTTTGCTGCGTTCAAGGGAGGTATGCAAACGCTGACACGCACTCTGGCGGAGCGTGTCTCCGAGCGGGGAACAATCCTCTATGAACATTGTGTTACCCATGTTGTGCCTTCGGCGGGGGGGGGATATGAGGTGACCATGGCCTCAAAGGGGGCTGCTCAAACGCAGCATTTCGACGCCGTTTTAATCGCAGCGCCCACACATCAGGCGGCAAGCATGACCACCGGTTTCGCTCCCGAACTCTCCAGCCTGCTTGCGCAGATTGAATATGCGTCTACTGCAATCCTCGTTAATATTTATAAGCTCTCGGATATCAAACATCCGCTCCGCGCTTTTGGTCTGGTAATTCCTGCTGCAGAGAAACGCAAAATATTCGCAGTGGCATTTGCCAGTCGTAAGTTTCCTGGTCGGGCGCCGGAAGATTGTATTCAACTGCGTACTTTCATCGGCGGTGCCATGCAATCAGAAATGCTGGAACACACCGATGAGGAGCTGCAGGAAATTGTGCGCAGCGAACTCGACGATATCCTGGGACTGCATGGCAAACCTCTGTTCTCGAAGTTGCTCAGGCACAATCAGTCCATGCCCCAGTATCATCTTGGGCATCTGGAACTGGTCGAGCAGATTGAACAACAGGCGTCACGCTATCCCGGGCTGGAACTGGCCGGGAATGCCTATCGTGGTGTTGGCATTCCTGATTCGATTCAGAGTGCAGAGGACGCAGCAGACCGGCTCATGCTTACTCTGACTGCAGACGCATCAGCTCAATCCCCTTAA
- a CDS encoding MBL fold metallo-hydrolase has protein sequence MQQESNIFSERPGEFITMGTGTSVGIPIFGCDCEVCTSPNPKNQRGRTSVYIGAPEGGFLIDTPPELRLQMLRENIPWVHAVLYTHSHADHLFGLDDVRISGYRLEKSVTLHCEEIVEQQIRRSFNYAFEEPTHNLHHMSRPRLDFQRVTLEPFDLLGLRIQPIRLMHGTLPILGYRINDIAFCTDVSHIPEESWQYLEGLEYLIIDALRIKPHPTHFNLEQGLEVVERVKPRRAYFTHISHSLEHEETNASLPEHVELAFDGLSLPLTGTK, from the coding sequence ATGCAACAGGAATCAAATATCTTCTCCGAGAGACCGGGTGAATTCATCACAATGGGAACTGGAACCAGCGTGGGAATTCCCATCTTTGGCTGTGATTGTGAAGTCTGCACATCCCCCAATCCGAAGAACCAGAGAGGACGCACTTCCGTATATATTGGCGCTCCTGAAGGTGGCTTTTTAATAGACACACCACCTGAGCTAAGACTGCAAATGCTACGGGAAAATATCCCCTGGGTTCACGCGGTACTCTATACTCATAGCCATGCCGACCATCTATTCGGTCTGGATGATGTCAGAATCAGCGGCTATCGACTGGAAAAATCGGTTACACTCCACTGTGAAGAGATCGTGGAACAACAGATTCGCCGTTCTTTCAACTATGCCTTTGAAGAACCTACCCACAATCTTCACCACATGTCGAGGCCAAGGCTGGATTTCCAACGTGTTACCCTGGAGCCTTTTGATCTGCTGGGCTTGAGAATTCAACCTATCCGACTGATGCATGGCACACTGCCAATCCTGGGATACCGGATTAACGACATCGCTTTCTGTACCGATGTTAGTCATATTCCGGAAGAAAGCTGGCAGTACCTGGAAGGTCTGGAGTACCTGATTATCGATGCCTTAAGAATCAAACCACACCCCACACATTTTAATCTGGAACAGGGACTGGAAGTCGTTGAGAGGGTAAAACCCAGACGTGCTTACTTCACGCATATTTCGCACTCGCTTGAGCATGAAGAAACGAACGCCAGTCTGCCTGAGCATGTCGAACTGGCATTCGATGGTTTATCATTACCTTTAACTGGGACGAAGTGA
- the hemE gene encoding uroporphyrinogen decarboxylase, whose amino-acid sequence MNSPQADTAYCQNSRFMKAVRREPVDTTPIWIMRQAGRYLPEYMEVRNRVTFIELCKTPELAAEVTLTAQSVLGVDAAILFADLLPILEPMGLNLEYVKGEGPVIHNPIQESSQVDRLTDIADMNCLEFVFDAVKLIRADLPTDIPLLGFAGCPFTLASYAIEGGSSKNYRRTKQIMYNDPVAWDALMNRFVDNLIIYLQRQITAGCQAVQIFDSWAGCLSPEDYQQYVQPYTAKLVAGVQDHAPVINFMTGNPALIPLQKQTGGQVFGLDWRINLADAWEILGPEVAVQGNLDPIALYADLPVLKQKAKSVLDAAGGRNGHIFNLGHGVMPDMNPDNVKALVEMVHELGCR is encoded by the coding sequence ATGAATTCGCCGCAGGCTGATACAGCCTATTGTCAAAACAGTCGGTTTATGAAGGCTGTCCGTCGCGAGCCCGTTGATACCACTCCCATCTGGATTATGCGACAGGCAGGGCGTTATCTGCCGGAATACATGGAAGTTCGTAATCGGGTCACCTTTATTGAACTCTGTAAAACTCCAGAACTCGCAGCGGAGGTCACGCTCACAGCACAGAGTGTACTGGGGGTGGATGCTGCCATCCTGTTCGCTGATTTACTGCCGATTCTCGAGCCGATGGGCTTGAATCTGGAATATGTCAAAGGCGAAGGCCCAGTTATTCACAATCCGATTCAGGAATCTTCTCAGGTTGATCGTCTGACAGATATCGCTGATATGAACTGCCTGGAATTTGTCTTTGATGCCGTCAAACTGATCCGTGCAGACTTGCCGACAGATATTCCTCTGCTCGGTTTTGCCGGCTGCCCCTTTACCCTGGCGAGCTATGCCATCGAAGGGGGAAGCTCAAAAAATTACCGACGTACCAAGCAGATTATGTATAACGATCCGGTTGCCTGGGATGCCCTGATGAACCGCTTCGTTGACAACCTGATCATCTATCTGCAACGCCAGATCACAGCCGGATGCCAGGCCGTGCAGATCTTCGATAGCTGGGCCGGCTGTCTCTCCCCTGAAGATTATCAGCAGTACGTTCAGCCTTATACCGCGAAGCTGGTGGCCGGGGTACAGGATCATGCTCCTGTTATTAACTTCATGACAGGGAACCCCGCCCTGATCCCACTTCAAAAGCAGACCGGCGGTCAGGTCTTTGGGCTCGACTGGCGTATTAACCTCGCAGATGCCTGGGAAATCCTCGGTCCAGAGGTAGCAGTTCAGGGCAATCTGGATCCGATTGCTCTCTATGCCGATCTGCCGGTTCTCAAGCAGAAAGCAAAGTCCGTCCTCGATGCCGCCGGCGGTCGCAACGGTCATATCTTTAACCTCGGACATGGCGTGATGCCTGATATGAATCCAGACAACGTCAAAGCGCTTGTTGAAATGGTCCATGAACTCGGCTGCAGATAA